Proteins co-encoded in one Ziziphus jujuba cultivar Dongzao chromosome 9, ASM3175591v1 genomic window:
- the LOC107427867 gene encoding triacylglycerol lipase 2 has product MAPTLSGFLMSSSTAWALCVLVLVVEPHFAYSSSRGSFVLNKGLVSTPTDGICASSVTIYGYKCQELQVTTQDGYILSLQRIPEGRYGGGDHVGKKQPVLIQHGILVDGMTWLLNPPEQDLPLILADNGFDVWIANTRGTRFSRRHTSLDPINPRFWNWSWDELVTFDLPAVFDFIYSQTGQKVDYVGHSLGTLIALASFSEGRLVDKVKSAAMLSPIAYLSHMNTALGVIAAKAFLGEITTLFGLAEFDPKGLSVTNFLKSLCDNPGVDCYDLLSALTGKNCCLNSSTVDLFLMNEPQATSTKTLVHLAQTVRDRVLERYNYGRPDYNLLHYGEFFPPVYNLSNIPHDLPLFLSYGGQDALSDPRDVGLLLDALKFHDVDKLTVQFVNDYGHADFIMGVNAKDIVYRSVVSFFKHHI; this is encoded by the exons ATGGCTCCGACTCTGAGTGGCTTCTTGATGAGTTCGTCAACTGCCTGGGCTCTTTGCGTCTTGGTCCTTGTGGTCGAACCTCATTTTGCTTACAGTTCGAGCCGTGGTTCGTTTGTACTAAACAAAGGCCTTGTGTCTACCCCAACCGATGGTATATGCGCCTCGTCGGTGACCATTTATGGCTATAAGTGTCAGGAGCTCCAA gtgACGACCCAAGATGGTTATATTTTGAGTCTGCAAAGAATTCCAGAAGGTCGTTATGGGGGTGGTGATCATGTGGGAAAGAAGCAGCCAGTCCTGATTCAGCATGGGATTCTAGTG GACGGAATGACCTGGCTATTGAATCCACCAGAGCAAGATTTACCGTTGATCTTAGCTGATAATGGTTTCGACGTGTGGATTGCCAACACTAGAGGGACCAGATTTAGTCGCAGACATACATCTCTGGACCCCATCAATCCG AGGTTTTGGAATTGGTCTTGGGATGAACTGGTCACCTTTGATCTACCAGCCGTTTTTGATTTCATATATAGCCAAACAGGGCAGAAGGTTGATTATGTGGGCCATTCCTTG GGAACATTAATAGCTTTGGCATCATTCTCAGAAGGAAGGTTGGTGGACAAGGTGAAATCAGCAGCAATGTTGAGCCCAATTGCTTATTTAAGCCACATGAACACTGCACTTGGTGTTATTGCTGCCAAAGCCTTTCTTGGAGAG ATAACAACGCTGTTCGGGCTGGCAGAGTTTGATCCAAAAGG GTTGTCTGTAACCAACTTTCTGAAGTCTCTCTGTGATAATCCAGGGGTTGATTGCTATGACTTGTTAAGTGCACTTACCG GTAAAAATTGCTGTCTCAATTCTTCCACTGTTGATTTGTTCCTGATGAATGAGCCTCAAGCAACATCGACCAAGACCTTGGTTCACTTAGCCCAAA CTGTTCGTGATCGGGTTCTTGAAAGATACAACTATGGGAGACCTGATTATAATCTATTGCATTATGGTGAATTCTTCCCTCCAGTTTATAACCTGTCAAACATTCCCCATGACCTTCCTCTGTTCCTCAGCTATGGAGGCCAGGATGCACTCTCTGATCCTCGAGATGTGGGGCTTTTACTCGATGCTCTCAAGTTCCACGATGTAGACAAGCTTACTGTTCAGTTTGTAAACGATTATGGACATGCAGATTTCATTATGGGAGTGAATGCCAAGGACATTGTTTATAGATCAGTAGTCTCATTTTTCAAACATCATATATAG
- the LOC125424256 gene encoding mavicyanin yields the protein MGLKNTFFLVLVFFVALITKEAQAEKHVVGGSQGWDESTDFKSWVSGEKFKVGDELVFKYTSGLHSVVELGSESAYKSCDLTTALDSKSSGNDVVKLDKAGTRYFACGTMGHCNQGMKVKITVQGGSGNSPSSSPSSPSSSSSGSSTTTSAASTNSYSFASLVMVASVLAIFMFSMF from the exons atggGGCTCAAGAACACATTTTTCTTAGTGTTAGTATTTTTTGTGGCATTGATCACCAAGGAAGCTCAGGCAGAAAAGCATGTTGTTGGGGGAAGCCAAGGTTGGGATGAATCCACAGATTTCAAATCATGGGTATCCGGGGAAAAATTCAAAGTCGGCGATGAACTTG TGTTCAAGTACACATCAGGGCTCCACAGTGTGGTGGAACTAGGCAGTGAGAGTGCCTACAAGAGCTGTGACCTTACCACAGCTTTAGACTCCAAGAGCAGTGGGAATGATGTGGTGAAATTGGACAAGGCAGGCACAAGGTATTTTGCTTGTGGAACGATGGGCCATTGCAATCAGGGAATGAAGGTGAAGATCACAGTTCAGGGTGGTTCTGGAAATtcaccttcttcttctccatcctctccatcatcatcttcatccggGTCTTCTACTACCACCTCTGCAGCTTCTACTAATTCCTATTCTTTTGCTTCATTGGTCATGGTAGCTTCAGTATTGGCCATCTTTATGTTTTCTATGTTTTGA
- the LOC125424257 gene encoding uridine/cytidine kinase UKL1, chloroplastic isoform X2 has translation MPEETTTIDYVMEAASGPHFSGLRLDGLRLSSPPSSSTSSPAHRSSSSNFSAITDSNAPKQPFVIGVSGGTASGKTTVCDMIIQQLHDHRVVLVNQDSFYRGLTSEESERVHEYNFDHPDAFDTEQLLDCIIQLKCGHPFQVPIYDFKKHRRSSDSFRLVNASDVIILEGILVFHDPRVRNLMNMKIFVDTDADVRLARRIRRDTVERGRDINSVLEQYAKFVKPAFDDFVLPSKKYADVIIPRGGDNHVAIDLIVQHIRTKLGQHDLCKIYPNVYVIQSTFQVVEHGLGHLPFTEKQVVTPTGSVYTGVDFCKKLCGVSIVRSGESMENALRACCKGIKIGKILIHRDGDNGKQLIYEKLPKDISERHVLLLDPVLATGNSANQAIELLIQKGVPESHIIFLNLISAPEGIHCVCKRFPSLKIVTSEIDVALNEEFRVIPGMGEFGDRYFGTDD, from the exons ATGCCGGAGGAGACGACCACCATTGACTACGTTATGGAGGCCGCATCTGGGCCCCATTTCTCCGGTCTACGTCTCGACGGCCTCCGTCTCTCTTCCCCTCCTTCTTCCTCCACTTCTTCTCCTGCTCATCGCTCTTCTTCTTCCAATTTCTCTGCCATAACCGACTCTAACGCTCCCAAGCAGCCCTTCGTCATCG GTGTTTCGGGAGGTACAGCTTCAGGTAAGACTACAGTGTGCGATATGATCATTCAGCAGCTTCATGATCACCGCGTTGTTCTCGTCAATCAG GATTCATTTTACCGTGGTTTGACTTCTGAAGAATCAGAACGTGTTCATGAGTATAATTTTGATCATCCTG ATGCTTTCGACACCGAACAACTTTTAGATTGCATTATACAGCTCAAATGTGGGCATCCTTTCCAAGTTccaatttatgattttaagaagCATCGCCGCTCTTCTGATAGTTTTCGGCTG GTTAATGCCTCTGATGTTATTATCTTGGAGGGGATTCTTGTCTTCCATGATCCACGGGTTCGCAATCTGATGAATATGAAGATTTTTGTTGACACAG ATGCTGATGTAAGGCTTGCTCGTAGAATAAGACGGGACACAGTTGAAAGGGGCAGGGACATAAATTCTGTTCTTGAACAA TATGCGAAGTTTGTCAAGCCTGCTTTTGATGACTTTGTTCTTCCATCAAAGAAGTATGCTGATGTGATCATTCCCCGAGGAGGTGATAATCATGTTGCAATTGATTTGATTGTGCAACATATCCGCACAAAGCTTGGTCAGCACGATCTCTGCAAAATTTATCCTAATGTGTATGTCATTCAGTCAACATTTCAG GTTGTGGAGCACGGCCTTGGCCATTTGCCATTCACAGAGAAGCAAGTGGTTACTCCAACAG GATCTGTATACACTGGGGTTGATTTCTGCAAAAAATTATGTGGGGTTTCTATTGTTCGAAG TGGTGAGAGCATGGAAAATGCATTGCGTGCATGTTGCAAAGGaatcaaaattggaaaaattctAATCCATCGTGATGGAGACAATGGAAAGCAG CTTATATATGAGAAACTTCCCAAGGATATTTCAGAACGTCATGTCCTGCTTCTAGATCCTGTTCTTGCTACAG gAAACTCTGCTAACCAAGCTATTGAACTACTCATACAGAAAGGGGTTCCAGAATCGCATATCATATTCCTTAACCTCATATCT GCCCCTGAGGGAATCCACTGTGTTTGCAAACGGTTCCCGTCTTTGAAGATTGTGACTTCAGAGATTGATGTTGCACTGAATGAAGAATTCCGTGTCATACCTGGAATGGGCGAGTTTGGTGATCGTTACTTTGGTACTGATGATTGA
- the LOC125424257 gene encoding uridine/cytidine kinase UKL1, chloroplastic isoform X1, giving the protein MPEETTTIDYVMEAASGPHFSGLRLDGLRLSSPPSSSTSSPAHRSSSSNFSAITDSNAPKQPFVIGVSGGTASGKTTVCDMIIQQLHDHRVVLVNQDSFYRGLTSEESERVHEYNFDHPDAFDTEQLLDCIIQLKCGHPFQVPIYDFKKHRRSSDSFRLVNASDVIILEGILVFHDPRVRNLMNMKIFVDTDADVRLARRIRRDTVERGRDINSVLEQYAKFVKPAFDDFVLPSKKYADVIIPRGGDNHVAIDLIVQHIRTKLGQHDLCKIYPNVYVIQSTFQIRGMHTLIRDREISKHDFVFYSDRLIRLVVEHGLGHLPFTEKQVVTPTGSVYTGVDFCKKLCGVSIVRSGESMENALRACCKGIKIGKILIHRDGDNGKQLIYEKLPKDISERHVLLLDPVLATGNSANQAIELLIQKGVPESHIIFLNLISAPEGIHCVCKRFPSLKIVTSEIDVALNEEFRVIPGMGEFGDRYFGTDD; this is encoded by the exons ATGCCGGAGGAGACGACCACCATTGACTACGTTATGGAGGCCGCATCTGGGCCCCATTTCTCCGGTCTACGTCTCGACGGCCTCCGTCTCTCTTCCCCTCCTTCTTCCTCCACTTCTTCTCCTGCTCATCGCTCTTCTTCTTCCAATTTCTCTGCCATAACCGACTCTAACGCTCCCAAGCAGCCCTTCGTCATCG GTGTTTCGGGAGGTACAGCTTCAGGTAAGACTACAGTGTGCGATATGATCATTCAGCAGCTTCATGATCACCGCGTTGTTCTCGTCAATCAG GATTCATTTTACCGTGGTTTGACTTCTGAAGAATCAGAACGTGTTCATGAGTATAATTTTGATCATCCTG ATGCTTTCGACACCGAACAACTTTTAGATTGCATTATACAGCTCAAATGTGGGCATCCTTTCCAAGTTccaatttatgattttaagaagCATCGCCGCTCTTCTGATAGTTTTCGGCTG GTTAATGCCTCTGATGTTATTATCTTGGAGGGGATTCTTGTCTTCCATGATCCACGGGTTCGCAATCTGATGAATATGAAGATTTTTGTTGACACAG ATGCTGATGTAAGGCTTGCTCGTAGAATAAGACGGGACACAGTTGAAAGGGGCAGGGACATAAATTCTGTTCTTGAACAA TATGCGAAGTTTGTCAAGCCTGCTTTTGATGACTTTGTTCTTCCATCAAAGAAGTATGCTGATGTGATCATTCCCCGAGGAGGTGATAATCATGTTGCAATTGATTTGATTGTGCAACATATCCGCACAAAGCTTGGTCAGCACGATCTCTGCAAAATTTATCCTAATGTGTATGTCATTCAGTCAACATTTCAG ATTAGAGGAATGCATACACTTATTCGAGATCGAGAAATATCAAAGCATGACTTCGTATTTTATTCTGATAGACTTATCCGACTG GTTGTGGAGCACGGCCTTGGCCATTTGCCATTCACAGAGAAGCAAGTGGTTACTCCAACAG GATCTGTATACACTGGGGTTGATTTCTGCAAAAAATTATGTGGGGTTTCTATTGTTCGAAG TGGTGAGAGCATGGAAAATGCATTGCGTGCATGTTGCAAAGGaatcaaaattggaaaaattctAATCCATCGTGATGGAGACAATGGAAAGCAG CTTATATATGAGAAACTTCCCAAGGATATTTCAGAACGTCATGTCCTGCTTCTAGATCCTGTTCTTGCTACAG gAAACTCTGCTAACCAAGCTATTGAACTACTCATACAGAAAGGGGTTCCAGAATCGCATATCATATTCCTTAACCTCATATCT GCCCCTGAGGGAATCCACTGTGTTTGCAAACGGTTCCCGTCTTTGAAGATTGTGACTTCAGAGATTGATGTTGCACTGAATGAAGAATTCCGTGTCATACCTGGAATGGGCGAGTTTGGTGATCGTTACTTTGGTACTGATGATTGA
- the LOC125424257 gene encoding uridine/cytidine kinase UKL1, chloroplastic isoform X3, with amino-acid sequence MPEETTTIDYVMEAASGPHFSGLRLDGLRLSSPPSSSTSSPAHRSSSSNFSAITDSNAPKQPFVIGVSGGTASGKTTVCDMIIQQLHDHRVVLVNQVNASDVIILEGILVFHDPRVRNLMNMKIFVDTDADVRLARRIRRDTVERGRDINSVLEQYAKFVKPAFDDFVLPSKKYADVIIPRGGDNHVAIDLIVQHIRTKLGQHDLCKIYPNVYVIQSTFQIRGMHTLIRDREISKHDFVFYSDRLIRLVVEHGLGHLPFTEKQVVTPTGSVYTGVDFCKKLCGVSIVRSGESMENALRACCKGIKIGKILIHRDGDNGKQLIYEKLPKDISERHVLLLDPVLATGNSANQAIELLIQKGVPESHIIFLNLISAPEGIHCVCKRFPSLKIVTSEIDVALNEEFRVIPGMGEFGDRYFGTDD; translated from the exons ATGCCGGAGGAGACGACCACCATTGACTACGTTATGGAGGCCGCATCTGGGCCCCATTTCTCCGGTCTACGTCTCGACGGCCTCCGTCTCTCTTCCCCTCCTTCTTCCTCCACTTCTTCTCCTGCTCATCGCTCTTCTTCTTCCAATTTCTCTGCCATAACCGACTCTAACGCTCCCAAGCAGCCCTTCGTCATCG GTGTTTCGGGAGGTACAGCTTCAGGTAAGACTACAGTGTGCGATATGATCATTCAGCAGCTTCATGATCACCGCGTTGTTCTCGTCAATCAG GTTAATGCCTCTGATGTTATTATCTTGGAGGGGATTCTTGTCTTCCATGATCCACGGGTTCGCAATCTGATGAATATGAAGATTTTTGTTGACACAG ATGCTGATGTAAGGCTTGCTCGTAGAATAAGACGGGACACAGTTGAAAGGGGCAGGGACATAAATTCTGTTCTTGAACAA TATGCGAAGTTTGTCAAGCCTGCTTTTGATGACTTTGTTCTTCCATCAAAGAAGTATGCTGATGTGATCATTCCCCGAGGAGGTGATAATCATGTTGCAATTGATTTGATTGTGCAACATATCCGCACAAAGCTTGGTCAGCACGATCTCTGCAAAATTTATCCTAATGTGTATGTCATTCAGTCAACATTTCAG ATTAGAGGAATGCATACACTTATTCGAGATCGAGAAATATCAAAGCATGACTTCGTATTTTATTCTGATAGACTTATCCGACTG GTTGTGGAGCACGGCCTTGGCCATTTGCCATTCACAGAGAAGCAAGTGGTTACTCCAACAG GATCTGTATACACTGGGGTTGATTTCTGCAAAAAATTATGTGGGGTTTCTATTGTTCGAAG TGGTGAGAGCATGGAAAATGCATTGCGTGCATGTTGCAAAGGaatcaaaattggaaaaattctAATCCATCGTGATGGAGACAATGGAAAGCAG CTTATATATGAGAAACTTCCCAAGGATATTTCAGAACGTCATGTCCTGCTTCTAGATCCTGTTCTTGCTACAG gAAACTCTGCTAACCAAGCTATTGAACTACTCATACAGAAAGGGGTTCCAGAATCGCATATCATATTCCTTAACCTCATATCT GCCCCTGAGGGAATCCACTGTGTTTGCAAACGGTTCCCGTCTTTGAAGATTGTGACTTCAGAGATTGATGTTGCACTGAATGAAGAATTCCGTGTCATACCTGGAATGGGCGAGTTTGGTGATCGTTACTTTGGTACTGATGATTGA
- the LOC132799446 gene encoding receptor-like protein EIX1 yields the protein MSMNDFGGSQIPSFIGSLQNLRYLNLSGACFVGTIPPSLGDLSRMYYLDLNHNHFFQSYKSSITWLSGLSSLKYLHLGGWDLTISATYLLQTVSRIPSILELHLPSCQLSDRPLTLPFLNFTFLSVLDLSNNGFKSTIPDWLFNLRSLVKLDLSNNHFHGEIPDAISNLAFLERLDLSGNSIGGKLSRNLGKLCNLRSMELYDNKISGEIVDYFDSLSECFSNRLETLDLGDNGVMGKLPDALGYIKSLRFLRLSNNSLQRLLPCSIGNLKSLQKILLGDNRMSIIPENLGQLSKLVVLDISKSIWEGILTEAYLMNLSSLKELAISCANQSPNNISLVFNISFDWIPPFKLKYLSIKSCQLGPKFPTWLQNQDELSTLSLINASISDTIPNWFWQMDVKLDMLDLSYNNIGGRVLSSLSFNKHSSVYLLSNHFDGLFPLLSSNITTLYLSINQFLRPILDDIGEAMPLLSTLDISFNSLTRSIPLSIGNLSKLTVFVISNNKLSGQVPLGKFTLLGVYRHVK from the coding sequence ATGAGCATGAATGATTTCGGAGGTTCCCAAATTCCTTCTTTTATTGGATCACTACAGAACTTGAGATATCTCAACCTTTCTGGTGCATGTTTTGTTGGAACTATTCCTCCAAGTCTTGGAGATCTTTCAAGAATGTATTATCTAGATCTCAACCACAACCATTTCTTTCAGTCATATAAGAGTAGCATAACATGGCTTTCTGGTCTTTCTTCTTTAAAATACCTTCACTTAGGAGGTTGGGACCTGACCATATCTGCAACATATTTGCTCCAAACTGTTAGTAGGATCCCATCGATCCTGGAATTGCACTTACCCAGCTGTCAACTTTCTGATCGGCCTTTGACCCTTCCTTTTCTTAATTTCACCTTTCTTTCCGTGCTTGATCTCTCAAACAATGGTTTCAAATCCACAATACCAGATTGGTTGTTCAATCTTAGAAGCCTAGTTAAGCTTGACCTCAGTAACAACCATTTCCATGGAGAAATTCCTGATGCAATATCTAATCTAGCTTTTCTTGAAAGGCTTGACTTGTCAGGAAATTCCATTGGGGGTAAGTTATCAAGAAACTTGGGAAAGTTATGCAATTTGCGCTCTATGGAGCTTTATGATAATAAAATCTCTGGTGAAATAGTTGATTATTTTGACAGTTTGTCTGAATGCTTCAGTAACAGGTTGGAGACTTTGGATTTGGGAGACAATGGAGTAATGGGAAAATTGCCCGATGCTTTGGGATATATTAAGAGCTTAAGATTCCTTCGACTGTCGAACAACTCTTTACAACGCTTACTTCCATGCTCTATTGGAAACTTAAAATCTTTGCAAAAGATTTTACTAGGAGATAACCGGATGAGTATAATACCAGAAAATCTTGGACAACTTTCAAAGTTGGTTGTGTTGGATATCTCAAAGAGCATATGGGAAGGAATCTTAACTGAAGCTTATTTGATGAACCTTTCTAGCTTGAAGGAGCTGGCAATCAGTTGTGCTAACCAATCTCCAAACAATATTTCTTTGGTTTTCAACATTAGCTTTGACTGGATACCTCCTTTTAAGCTCAAATATCTCTCCATCAAGTCGTGCCAACTGGGTCCTAAATTTCCCACATGGCTTCAGAATCAAGATGAGCTGAGCACTTTGTCACTCATCAATGCCTCAATTTCAGACACCATTCCAAATTGGTTTtggcaaatggatgtgaaaCTAGATATGCTAGATCTCTCTTATAATAACATAGGTGGCAGAGTGCTCAGCTCATTAAGTTTCAACAAACATTCATCTGTGTATTTGCTTTCAAATCATTTTGATGGCCTCTTCCCACTCTTGTCATCAAACATTACCACTTTGTATTTGAGTATTAATCAGTTTTTGAGGCCAATTCTCGATGACATTGGCGAAGCAATGCCATTGCTCTCCACTTTAGACATCTCCTTTAACTCTCTAACTAGAAGCATCCCCTTGTCTATAGGAAATTTGTCCAAATTGACAGTCTTTGTTATCTCCAACAATAAATTATCTGGTCAAGTTCCTCTGGGAAAATTTACCCTTCTTGGAGTTTATAGACATGTCAAATAA
- the LOC132799447 gene encoding receptor-like protein EIX1, producing MKKGLYDVTYSGLMFARSTVSNTNSTITTQYVSSLDLSNNHLCGIVPSSIGNLHFLEFLVLSNNGLSGELPSYLKNCTSLASLDLGDNKFSRKLPSWIGETMPHLLILRMRSNFFTGDIPLMFYSPANLHILDLSYNSLSGHMPNCIGILSGLLPMDIVNLKSLETLDLSNHKLFGPIPLSMPSLTFLNHLNLSYNTLSRKIPTANQFQTLEDPSIYQGNAGLFGKPLPTDCTGSIIDTLGEKEEEDGDIGDPLIEQLGFFISMFLGFFVGFWGVCGTLIIKRSWRDACFHFVDRVKEHFVGKKKNQTESKTALTCHIMYCIERL from the exons ATGAAGAAAGGTCTATACGACGTAACATACTCTGGATTAATGTTTGCAAGAAGTACAGTGTCAAATACCAATTCCACCATCACCACACAATATGTCAGCAGCCTTGATCTCTCTAACAACCATCTCTGTGGAATAGTCCCAAGCTCAATAGGTAATCTTCATTTTCTCGAATTTTTAGTTCTCTCTAACAATGGGCTTTCAGGTGAACTTCCTTCCTATTTGAAAAACTGCACAAGCTTGGCTAGTCTTGATCTTGGTGACAACAAATTTTCTAGGAAACTTCCATCATGGATAGGAGAAACCATGCCACATTTATTGATTTTACGCATGCGGTCCAACTTCTTCACCGGAGACATTCCTTTGATGTTCTACAGCCCTGCCAATCTTCATATATTGGATCTCTCTTACAATTCTCTGTCAGGTCATATGCCAAATTGCATTGGCATTCTGAGTG GGCTTCTCCCAATGGACATTGTCAACTTGAAAAGCCTAGAAACTCTTGATCTTTCAAACCACAAACTTTTTGGGCCAATTCCACTCAGCATGCCTTCTTTAACATTTCTGAATCATTTAAATCTGTCATACAATACCTTATCAAGGAAAATTCCAACTGCCAACCAATTTCAGACCCTTGAAGATCCATCAATCTATCAAGGCAATGCTGGCCTCTTTGGGAAGCCTTTGCCAACCGACTGTACAGGCAGCATTATAGATACTCTTGGggaaaaagaagaggaagatggTGATATTGGCGATCCACTAATTGAGCAGCTAGGCTTCTTCATCAGCATGTTTTTGGGTTTCTTTGTTGGATTTTGGGGTGTTTGTGGCACTTTGATCATCAAGAGGTCTTGGAGAGATGCCTGTTTTCATTTTGTTGACAGAGTAAAAGAACACTTTGTAggcaaaaaaaagaaccaaactgAATCGAAAACAGCATTAACTTGCCACATTATGTATTGCATCGAACGACTTTGA